Proteins encoded together in one Panthera uncia isolate 11264 chromosome A2, Puncia_PCG_1.0, whole genome shotgun sequence window:
- the LOC125931015 gene encoding SRA stem-loop-interacting RNA-binding protein, mitochondrial-like — protein sequence MILEVLNLKMAASAVRGAMALRTSASRPVAFVRKIPWTAASSELREHFAQFGHIRKCIIPFDKETGFHRGMGWIQFSSEEELQNALQQENHIIDGVKLHIQAQRPKILQGDQTSDEEKDF from the coding sequence ATGATTCTGGAGGTCCTTAATCTAAAGATGGCGGCTTCAGCGGTGAGGGGCGCTATGGCGCTGCGTACTAGTGCTAGCCGGCCGGTGGCTTTCGTCAGAAAAATTCCCTGGACCGCAGCCTCGAGTGAGCTGAGAGAACACTTTGCACAGTTTGGCCATATACGAAAGTGCATCATACCTTTTGACAAAGAGACTGGGTTTCACAGAGGTATGGGTTGGATTCAGTTTTCTTCAGAAGAAGAACTTCAGAATGCACTACAGCAAGAAAATCATATCATTGATGGAGTAAAGCTCCACATTCAAGCTCAAAGACCAAAAATTTTGCAAGGGGATCAAACATCTGATGAGGAAAAAGATTTTTGA